The following nucleotide sequence is from Phycisphaerae bacterium.
GGGCGAAATCGCTGCCCGTTTTCCGAAGGTGATGCGACGCAATGGCGGGTACGCCCTCGATCGGCTGCGCGAGGCCGACGGCCGGATCAATGTTGAGACGATCATCTGCGGAAGCGAGGGGACGCTGGCGATTGTAGCCGGCGCTGTTCTAAGACTCGTGCCGCTTCCTCAACACAAGGGCCTTGTTGTCGCACACTTTGCCGATTTGCTCGAATCGCTTGCGGCGACCCCCGCGGCGTTGGCGCATAATCCGGCCGCCGTCGAACTGCTGGACAAGACCATCCTCGATGCCGCCCGTCATCACCCCGCACAGATGCGCCGGCCCTGGCTCGTCGAGGGCGATCCTCGCGGCCTGCTCATCATCGAACTCTACGATGACGATGTCGCCGTGCTGCACAACCGACTGCGCGATGTCGTAGCGGACTTGAAAGAACATGGAATGGGCTACGCGTGGCCAATGCTCCTTGACGCCGCGCAGCAATCCGCGCTCTGGGACATTCGCAAGAGCGGACTGGGACTGCTTATGTCCCGACCGGGTCAACGGCATGCGTACGATTTTGTTGAGGATACGGCCGTCGAGCCGGCGCGGCTGCGCGACTACATCGCCCGGTTCATGCGGGTGCTCGACGAGGAGGGCGTTACGGAAGCGAGCTACTACGCCCACGCCAGCGTCGGATGTCTACACGTCAAGCCGGTGCTCAATCTGCGGCAATCGGGCGACGTACAAAAGATGCACCGTATCGCCGACCGGATCAGCTCACTGGCGCTCGAATTCGGCGGGACGATGACCGGCGAGCATGGCGATGGGATCCTGCGGTCGTGCTGGCTGGAGAAGATGTACGGCCCGCGGATCGTCGATGCGTTTCGCAGGATCAAGACGGCGTTCGATCCGCAGGGGATTTTCAATCCCGGCAAGATCGTTGATCCGTTGCCGATGCTGGAGAATCTGCGGTTTGATGCGGGGGAATCCCCCGCGCAGTCCGACCCTCACCCCAGCCCTCTCCCTCGGAGGGAGAGGGACGCGACGACACTCGACTTTTCTCTTTATGGCGGGATGTCCGGCCTCGCCGAGATGTGCAGCGGCGTCGGTCAGTGCCGCCAGAAGCTCGTTGGCGCGATGTGCCCGTCGTACATGGCCACTGGCGACGAGCAGCATACGACGCGCGGTCGGGCGAATGCGCTGCGCATGGCGCTGTCGGATCGCGGTTTGATCGACGGGCTGGCCGATCCCGTGCTCGACGAGGTCATGGACTTGTGCCTGTCGTGCAAGGCGTGCAAGACGGAATGCCCGACGGGCGTGGACATGGCGAAGCTGAAGGCCGAGTGGCAGTTCCAGCGGAATCGCCGCCGCGGCACGCCACTGCGGAGTCGGCTCATCGCGGCGACGCCCACACTGGCGGCGTGGGGCTGCCGCACCGCGCCGTTGAGTAACTGGGCAGCGCAGTCGAAACCCGCCCGTTGGCTGATGGATGCGTTCCTCGAGATCGACCGGCGCGTGCCTCCGCCGAAGTTCGCCCGGCAGACTTTTCGCCAGTGGTTCGAGGAACACCGAAACAATGTCGCCGTCGGTCATTCCGAAATCCGCAATCCGAATTCCGCATTTCCCAGGGTCGTCTACTTCGCCGATACGTGGACCAACTACTTCACGCCGCAGGTTGGCATCGCCGCCGTGCGAGTCCTCGAAGCGCTAGGGTACGAAGTGATTGTCCCGCCGACCGTATGCTGCGGACGACCGGCGATCAGTAAGGGGATGCTCGACGAGGCAAAGCGGCTCGCGGAACGAAACGCGGCGATCCTCGCCCCCTATGCCGAGGCGGGCGTGCCCCTCGTCGGCACAGAGCCGAGTTGCATCCTCACGTTCGCCGACGAATTTCCGCAACTGGTGCGCACCGATGCCGCGCGGCGAATCGCCGAACGCGCGATCATGATCGAAACGCTGCTTGCACAGCACTCCGACATTCCTCAAGCCTCAGGCCTCAGGTCTCAAGCCTTGCTTTACCACGCCC
It contains:
- a CDS encoding FAD-linked oxidase C-terminal domain-containing protein; its protein translation is MTNYELRKTSGPLPNSSIAPAVIDELTRTGCDARGDRLSRALFATDASIYQIIPDGVVYPRSIGDVQATVRACAKHDVPLTARGAGTGLAGGCVNRGIILDCSRYMNRIVSIDPASRTAIVEPGVVLDDLNAAAASYGLQFAPDVATSSRATIGGMIANNSCGAHSVMYGRTVDYVLALEVVLADGSCAAWGGGIANSEWRIAKEENALTVRCEELLRRAMRDDAGEIAARFPKVMRRNGGYALDRLREADGRINVETIICGSEGTLAIVAGAVLRLVPLPQHKGLVVAHFADLLESLAATPAALAHNPAAVELLDKTILDAARHHPAQMRRPWLVEGDPRGLLIIELYDDDVAVLHNRLRDVVADLKEHGMGYAWPMLLDAAQQSALWDIRKSGLGLLMSRPGQRHAYDFVEDTAVEPARLRDYIARFMRVLDEEGVTEASYYAHASVGCLHVKPVLNLRQSGDVQKMHRIADRISSLALEFGGTMTGEHGDGILRSCWLEKMYGPRIVDAFRRIKTAFDPQGIFNPGKIVDPLPMLENLRFDAGESPAQSDPHPSPLPRRERDATTLDFSLYGGMSGLAEMCSGVGQCRQKLVGAMCPSYMATGDEQHTTRGRANALRMALSDRGLIDGLADPVLDEVMDLCLSCKACKTECPTGVDMAKLKAEWQFQRNRRRGTPLRSRLIAATPTLAAWGCRTAPLSNWAAQSKPARWLMDAFLEIDRRVPPPKFARQTFRQWFEEHRNNVAVGHSEIRNPNSAFPRVVYFADTWTNYFTPQVGIAAVRVLEALGYEVIVPPTVCCGRPAISKGMLDEAKRLAERNAAILAPYAEAGVPLVGTEPSCILTFADEFPQLVRTDAARRIAERAIMIETLLAQHSDIPQASGLRSQALLYHAHCHQKALVGAGDAMKVLCAVFGDAAQEIGSGCCGMAGSFGHEREHYDVAKAIGEERLFPAVRDRGDAAIAVSGFSCRHQIEHHTGAPARHLVEYLASAFEASATRSAQGPV